Below is a window of Herminiimonas arsenicoxydans DNA.
TAGAAGGTGATAAGGCCGGCAAAGGCGGCGGTCACGACTTCACCTATGAACTCGGTGATATTCCATGCACGCGCATAGCCTTGCTTCACTTTGCGAATAAATGAAACCGTGCCACCGAGGCAGGCTGTGCCGACTACCCACAAGTAAGTGAGCCAGGCTAAATTTTCAGGGGTTCTTTCTGGCATGGAATTCTCTATGGTGTAATCGGATAAACAGGCAACTGCGCCTCTACCTCTGCCCACGTAGGCTCAGGTCCGCCCGCACGGAAGGCATCGCGTATCTCTGCTGCTTTCTGCCATGTCTCGTAACGCAGCTTAATAAATGCTGCGCCTTCAGCCTGCCTATATGTTCCAACTGGCTGAAGACCTGTAAGACACGCACTAGCGAGATTGTCGAAATTGACCGATCGAGCAAATGTGTCAAGCCGTTGTTGAATCATGGCTTCTAGTGCAGCTTGTTTTTGCGCCGGTGTAGGCTTCTTGATTAGGTTTTCATTGATCGTAATCATGCTTGCACCTGCTCTGCGAACCACGCTTCAGCACCGATTCCGTATCCGTCTGGGGTTGCGAAGTCAGCGTCCCAAGCATGACGGAGTGTACGGTCTGCTGGAATATCCGAATCTTCGAC
It encodes the following:
- a CDS encoding Hypothetical protein (Evidence 5 : No homology to any previously reported sequences), producing MTNKRIIYPISTGVAIIHPTGELPIEEVAKKDVPAGVPYLIVEDSDIPADRTLRHAWDADFATPDGYGIGAEAWFAEQVQA
- a CDS encoding Hypothetical protein (Evidence 5 : No homology to any previously reported sequences), with protein sequence MITINENLIKKPTPAQKQAALEAMIQQRLDTFARSVNFDNLASACLTGLQPVGTYRQAEGAAFIKLRYETWQKAAEIRDAFRAGGPEPTWAEVEAQLPVYPITP
- a CDS encoding Conserved hypothetical protein; putative membrane protein (Evidence 4 : Homologs of previously reported genes of unknown function), with product MPERTPENLAWLTYLWVVGTACLGGTVSFIRKVKQGYARAWNITEFIGEVVTAAFAGLITFYLCDWSNFDIRVTVAFAGIAGHMGSRAIFQLENVFSTKFPPAETNSVEKEK